A genome region from Scyliorhinus torazame isolate Kashiwa2021f chromosome 13, sScyTor2.1, whole genome shotgun sequence includes the following:
- the ucn3l gene encoding urocortin 3, like, producing the protein MFSQSFVMLSILLVMSGISLKAQKVNSERFAGSYSNEESAPKMSGEGTETLLAVRILERSLGSLVTDGLPAEKSKQSPDLSSVKREAPAVVRSLNNVTHWPRRTFTFPHQYRLDLLRGRKIMVSRRNTKGTRFSLSLDVPTNILSILIDLAKAKDMRAKAAANAELMARIGK; encoded by the coding sequence ATGTTCAGCCAAAGCTTCGTGATGCTGTCAATTCTACTCGTCATGTCCGGAATCTCGCTGAAAGCTCAGAAGGTCAACAGCGAAAGGTTTGCGGGCAGCTACAGCAATGAGGAAAGTGCACCCAAGATGTCAGGGGAGGGAACGGAAACACTGCTGGCCGTCAGAATCCTGGAAAGGAGCCTCGGGAGTCTCGTGACCGACGGGCTGCCAGCGGAGAAAAGCAAGCAGTCTCCTGACCTCTCGTCAGTCAAACGTGAAGCCCCTGCGGTGGTTCGCTCCCTTAACAATGTGACACACTGGCCCAGAAGGACATTCACCTTCCCGCACCAATATCGCCTTGATTTGCTGCGGGGGAGGAAGATTATGGTGTCCAGGAGGAACACCAAGGGCACCAGGTTCTCCCTGTCTCTGGATGTTCCCACcaacatcctcagcatcctcattgACCTCGCCAAGGCGAAAGATATGAGGGCAAAAGCCGCTGCCAATGCAGAATTGATGGCACGGATTGGAAAATGA